One stretch of Euphorbia lathyris chromosome 7, ddEupLath1.1, whole genome shotgun sequence DNA includes these proteins:
- the LOC136200519 gene encoding probable beta-1,4-xylosyltransferase IRX14H gives MFIGVLMKFSSKLTELLDQLDYAHLNLIGVGRNGGSNDSIAILGPMRSKDLHYCSCVITSSSSDVVHGLDGWSLVCLGLVGFVVEIGHLFSSDPTKSTFNFKINRNESTTSRLGVHKLKNVPSNLVDNSPLFVIERRVSSRVVVDRHRIRIRPWPHPNTNEVMRAHQIIGRVQREQKLQFGVKTPKTIIAITPTYVRTFQMLHLTGVMHSLLLVLYDLIWIVVEAGGITNETMSIITKSALKTIHIGFKERMSNSWEGGHKLEAKMRLAALRVVREKKLDGVVLFADENIEIPLSLLKDPSMVEPLESCERQVMLWWLRVEARSDSKFPPGYVFHPSPLLLF, from the exons atgttcATTGGGGTTCTCATGAAGTTCTCCTCCAAATTGACCGAGTTGTTAGATCAATTAGATTATGCTCATCTTAATCTCATAGGTgttggccggaatggtgggaGCAACGATTCCATTGCGATTTTGGGGCCTatgcggagcaaggatctccattaTTGTTCTTGTGTCATTACCTCCTCCAGTTCGGACGTTGTTCACGGGTTGGACGGGTGGTCTTTGGTTTGCCTCGGGTTGGTTGGCTTTGTTGTTGAAATTGGCCATCTTTTCTCTTCggatcctacaaagagtacgttcaatttcaagatcaataggaacgagagtaccACTTCGAGATTGGGTGTGCATAAActaaagaa TGTTCCTTCAAATCTTGTTGATAACAGTCCACTCTTTGTAATTGAGAGAAGAGTTAGCTCTAGAGTTGTTGTCGACCGTCATAGAATCAGGATCCGGCCGTGGCCTCATCCTAACACCAACGAGGTTATGAGAGCGCATCAGATAATCGGGAGGGTGCAGAGAGAACAAAAGCTTCAGTTTGGAGTGAAGACTCCTAAGACTATTATCGCAATCACACCGACTTATGTGCGAACTTTCCAAATGCTGCATTTGACCGGTGTTATGCACTCACTCTTGCTTGTCCTTTACGACCTTATTTGGATTGTGGTGGAAGCCGGTGGCATCACTAACGAAACTATGTCCATCATCACGAAATCGGCACTCAAGACTATCCATATTGGATTTAAAGAGAGAATGTCGAATTCCTGGGAGGGAGGCCATAAATTGGAGGCCAAAATGCGGCTTGCTGCTTTGAG AGTTGTGAGAGAGAAGAAGCTGGATGGGGTagtgttgtttgcagatgagaATATAGAAATTCCTCTGTCTCTTTTGAAGGATCCTTCAATGGTGGAGCCTTTAGAAAGCTGTGAGCGGCAAGTTATGCTTTGGTGGCTCCGTGTTGAAGCCCGAAGTGATAGCAAATTTCCTCCTGGATATGTTTTTCATCCTTCACCTTTACTACTATTCTAG